The following coding sequences lie in one Osmerus mordax isolate fOsmMor3 chromosome 13, fOsmMor3.pri, whole genome shotgun sequence genomic window:
- the ctsd gene encoding cathepsin D — MKILYLCLFAGLALTNDALIRIPLNKFRSIRRQLTDSGKKAEELLAGQHSLKYNFGFPSSNGPTPETLKNYLDAQYYGEIGLGTPAQPFTVVFDTGSSNLWVPSIHCSFTDIACLLHHKYNSAKSSTYVKNGTDFAIQYGSGSLSGYLSQDTCTIGDLSIEKQVFGEAIKQPGVAFIAAKFDGILGMAYPRISVDGVDPVFDNIMSQKKVDQNIFSFYLNRNPDTEPGGELLLGGTDPKFYSGDFHYLNISRQAYWQIHMDSMDVGSQLALCKSGCEAIVDTGTSLITGPAAEVKALQKAIGATPLIQGEYMVNCDKIPTLPIITFNLGGQAYTLTGEQYVLKETQAGKTICLSGFMGLDIPAPAGPLWILGDVFIGQYYTVFDRDNDRVGFAKSK; from the exons ATGAAGATTCTGTACCTGTGTCTGTTTGCCGGACTTGCTTTGACTAATGACGCCCTTATTCG aATTCCGTTAAATAAATTCCGTTCCATTAGACGTCAACTAACCGACTCTGGAAAAAAAGCTGAGGAGCTTTTGGCTGGGCAACACTCCCTTAAGTACAACTTTGGCTTCCCATCCAGCAATGGGCCCACTCCAGAGACCCTGAAGAACTACCTTGAT GCCCAGTACTATGGAGAGATTGGCCTGGGAACCCCTGCACAGCCCTTCACTGTGGTGTTTGACACAGGCTCTTCCAACCTGTGGGTACCCTCAATACACTGCTCCTTCACTGACATTGCCTGTC TACTTCACCACAAGTATAATTCTGCCAAGTCCAGCACATATGTGAAGAATGGAACTGATTTTGCCATCCAGTACGGCTCTGGTAGTCTGTCTGGATACCTCAGCCAGGACACATGCACG ATTGGTGACCTATCGATTGAGAAACAGGTGTTTGGGGAGGCCATCAAGCAGCCTGGGGTTGCCTTCATCGCAGCCAAATTCGACGGCATCCTGGGCATGGCCTACCCGCGCATCTCTGTGGATGGAGTGGACCCCGTCTTTGACAACATCATGAGCCAGAAGAAAGTTGACCAGAACATCTTTTCCTTCTACCTGAACAG AAACCCTGATACCGAGCCTGGTGGTGAGCTACTGCTGGGAGGAACCGACCCCAAATTCTACAGCGGAGACTTCCACTACCTCAACATCAGCCGCCAGGCCTACTGGCAAATCCACATGGATAG TATGGATGTGGGAAGCCAGCTGGCCCTGTGCAAGAGTGGCTGCGAGGCTATTGTTGACACCGGCACGTCCCTCATCACCGGCCCCGCGGCTGAGGTCAAGGCTCTGCAGAAGGCCATTGGAGCCACCCCGCTCATTCAGGGAGAG TACATGGTGAACTGTGACAAGATCCCAACCCTTCCCATCATCACTTTTAACCTGGGTGGACAGGCCTACACTTTGACCGGAGAGCAGTATGTACTCAAG GAGACCCAGGCAGGAAAGACCATCTGTCTGAGTGGATTCATGGGTCTGGATATCCCTGCCCCGGCTGGGCCCCTGTGGATCCTGGGGGATGTATTCATTGGCCAGTACTACACCGTCTTTGACCGTGATAATGACAGAGTTGGCTTTGCCAAATCCAAATAA